A part of Lacibacter sp. H407 genomic DNA contains:
- a CDS encoding IlvD/Edd family dehydratase, with translation MSTHLRSHDWFGKKNKDGIIYRSWMKNQGMPTDMFDGRPVIGICNTFSELTPCNAHFRDHAEAVKRGVLEAGGFPLEFPIMSLGETLLKPTAMLFRNLASMDAEESIRGNPIDGVVLLTGCDKTTPSTVMGAASVGLPTIVVPGGPMLNGRYRGQTIGSGTHVWKFDEDMKTGKMSQEEVEYAESCMSRSIGHCMTMGTASTMAVMVESLGLTLSGASAIPAADSRKKVMAQLSGRRIVEMVKENLTIDKILTREAFENAIKVNAAVGGSSNFIIHLTAIAGRIGVDLNLEDFDTLGSKIPLLLNLMPSGKYLMEDFYYAGGLPVILNEMQKVLHKNVITVTGKNHHDNIAGNTECYNEDVIAKYESPIKPEAGCVVVKGNLATNGAVIKPSAATPALMKHTGRAVVFESIEDYNARIDDPELDIDETCVMVLKYVGPVGYPGMPEVGNMALPKKILEKGIKDMVRISDGRMSGTAYGTAVLHVSPESAIGGALALVHNGDMIELDVEKRLLQLHVSDEELAKRKAVWLAPKPAATRGYVSMYIKHVMGADKGADLDFLQGSSGSEVTRDSH, from the coding sequence ATGAGTACACATTTAAGAAGCCACGATTGGTTTGGCAAAAAAAATAAAGACGGCATTATTTACCGGAGCTGGATGAAGAACCAGGGAATGCCTACGGATATGTTTGATGGCAGGCCGGTGATTGGCATTTGCAATACATTCAGTGAGCTCACACCATGTAATGCACATTTTCGTGACCATGCAGAAGCAGTGAAACGTGGCGTGTTGGAAGCAGGTGGCTTTCCATTGGAATTTCCGATCATGAGTTTGGGTGAAACTTTGTTGAAACCAACAGCAATGTTGTTTCGCAATTTAGCAAGCATGGATGCTGAAGAAAGTATTCGTGGTAATCCTATTGATGGCGTTGTATTATTAACAGGTTGCGATAAAACTACTCCATCAACAGTAATGGGTGCAGCGAGTGTTGGTTTGCCAACCATTGTTGTTCCTGGCGGCCCCATGTTGAATGGACGTTACAGAGGACAAACCATCGGCAGCGGTACACATGTGTGGAAGTTTGATGAAGACATGAAGACGGGCAAGATGAGCCAGGAAGAAGTTGAATATGCTGAGAGTTGTATGAGCAGAAGTATTGGACATTGTATGACGATGGGAACTGCAAGCACCATGGCAGTAATGGTTGAATCATTGGGATTAACATTGAGCGGGGCATCAGCCATACCTGCTGCAGACAGCAGAAAAAAAGTAATGGCGCAATTGAGTGGCCGACGTATCGTAGAAATGGTGAAAGAAAATTTAACTATCGATAAAATATTAACAAGAGAAGCATTTGAGAATGCGATCAAAGTAAATGCTGCTGTTGGTGGTTCATCCAATTTCATTATTCATCTCACAGCTATTGCAGGAAGAATTGGTGTTGATTTGAACTTAGAAGATTTTGACACACTCGGCAGTAAAATTCCTCTGTTGTTAAACCTGATGCCTTCAGGTAAATATCTGATGGAAGATTTTTATTATGCAGGCGGCTTACCAGTTATCCTGAATGAAATGCAAAAAGTGTTACATAAAAATGTGATCACGGTTACCGGAAAAAATCATCACGATAACATTGCAGGTAATACAGAATGTTACAATGAAGATGTGATCGCTAAATATGAATCGCCTATAAAACCGGAAGCAGGTTGTGTAGTGGTAAAAGGAAATCTTGCAACAAACGGTGCGGTCATCAAACCATCAGCAGCTACACCCGCATTAATGAAACATACAGGCCGGGCGGTAGTGTTTGAAAGTATTGAAGATTACAATGCACGCATCGATGATCCGGAACTTGATATAGACGAAACCTGCGTGATGGTGTTGAAATATGTTGGACCTGTTGGTTATCCCGGCATGCCTGAAGTTGGGAACATGGCGTTGCCGAAAAAAATATTGGAGAAAGGAATTAAAGACATGGTGCGCATCAGCGATGGACGTATGAGTGGCACAGCATACGGTACAGCTGTATTGCATGTATCACCTGAAAGTGCAATTGGTGGCGCATTGGCATTGGTGCACAATGGCGACATGATCGAACTGGATGTAGAAAAAAGATTATTGCAATTGCATGTGAGTGATGAAGAATTAGCAAAACGTAAAGCAGTATGGCTCGCTCCGAAGCCCGCAGCCACCCGTGGTTATGTAAGCATGTATATTAAGCATGTGATGGGCGCAGATAAAGGTGCTGATCTTGATTTCTTACAAGGAAGTTCGGGTAGTGAAGTAACGAGGGATTCACATTGA